Proteins encoded within one genomic window of Flavobacterium gilvum:
- the porZ gene encoding type IX secretion system anionic LPS delivery protein PorZ gives MRKRLVYLLFLFLLQFTFAQTNMSWQGYFSFTQIKAVSESPSTIFTASENALFSKNVTTGIIKTTTTIDGLSGETITALYYSPTFNKTIVGYQNGLLIVINQADGSMLKVVDIINKNLPNNSKRINNLIEFGGILYVSTDFGIVQFNLSSSKFGDTYFIGDNGAEIRVSQTAIYNGFIYAATSSGIRKGDISNPNLIDFNQWQVNAVGDWSGITAFGADLYAVNTSGYVHKYDLGSNTFNGFLPLAEAVTNFRSTKDYLIITTANTVFIYNKQMALQRQINRNQVPNINSAFSCATIIQDSIYIGTVANGLIVTSFSNASTYENITPIGPSRNSVFAIQATPSQLWAVYGDYDIYYNPYPLDDFGISKFSSSGWLNIPFEKVFGAKSMSRITINPTNEKDVYASSFFSGLLKIESDVPTILYNQTNSSLESLSISPPDPNYIDIRINGTAFDKSGNLWITNCRVVNGLKMLSPNGQWKSYAMDKILSAPSENDFGTMVIDKYGTKWMATSKNGVIGFNENSNTFKKITFGENQGNLPIQDVRTVAVDNKNQLWIGTTKGLRVLSNVNDFQTESQLTSENIVIMEDGLAQELLFEQFITDIEVDGANNKWIGTADAGVFMVSPNGQETKYHFTTANSPLPSDVVNDISINSSTGEVFIATSKGLISFKGIATSASENLNNVYVYPNPVRPEYIGTVKINGLLDKANVKITDVSGNLVYEAISDGGTIEWDTTAFGKYKVASGVYIIFVSAQDGTETKVKKVMIIR, from the coding sequence ATGCGAAAAAGGCTTGTATACCTACTTTTTTTATTTTTGTTGCAATTTACTTTTGCTCAAACGAATATGTCTTGGCAGGGTTATTTTTCTTTCACACAAATCAAAGCCGTTTCCGAATCGCCTTCGACAATTTTTACCGCTTCCGAAAATGCATTGTTTTCCAAAAATGTAACTACAGGCATTATCAAAACAACCACTACAATTGATGGGCTTTCGGGTGAAACCATTACAGCGCTTTATTACAGTCCAACTTTCAATAAGACGATTGTAGGTTATCAAAACGGATTATTGATTGTCATCAACCAAGCCGATGGCTCGATGCTCAAAGTGGTTGATATCATCAATAAAAATTTGCCAAACAATAGTAAACGAATCAATAATTTAATAGAGTTTGGCGGAATCCTATATGTTTCCACCGATTTTGGGATCGTACAGTTCAATTTGTCTTCTTCAAAGTTTGGTGATACCTACTTTATAGGCGATAACGGAGCAGAAATCAGAGTGTCACAAACGGCAATTTATAACGGATTTATCTATGCCGCGACTTCTAGCGGAATTCGGAAAGGCGATATAAGCAATCCTAATTTAATCGATTTCAATCAATGGCAAGTCAATGCTGTGGGTGATTGGTCTGGCATCACGGCTTTTGGGGCCGATTTGTATGCTGTAAATACTTCGGGTTATGTTCACAAATACGATTTGGGTTCCAATACTTTTAACGGTTTTTTACCTTTGGCGGAAGCCGTAACAAATTTTCGTTCAACCAAAGATTATCTCATTATAACAACAGCCAATACCGTTTTTATTTATAACAAACAAATGGCTTTGCAGCGTCAAATAAACAGAAATCAGGTTCCGAATATCAATTCTGCTTTTAGCTGTGCAACTATAATTCAGGATTCTATTTACATTGGTACCGTTGCAAATGGATTGATTGTTACTTCGTTTTCCAACGCTTCAACTTATGAAAATATAACTCCAATTGGTCCTTCTCGAAATAGTGTTTTCGCCATCCAAGCCACACCTAGTCAACTTTGGGCGGTTTATGGCGATTATGATATTTACTATAATCCGTATCCGTTGGATGATTTTGGGATCAGTAAATTTTCGTCTTCCGGTTGGTTGAATATTCCTTTTGAAAAGGTTTTTGGAGCCAAATCGATGTCTCGAATTACCATTAATCCAACCAATGAAAAGGATGTGTATGCGAGTTCTTTTTTTTCGGGTTTATTGAAAATTGAAAGCGATGTACCAACAATTTTATACAATCAAACCAACAGCAGTTTGGAATCGTTGAGCATCAGTCCGCCAGATCCCAATTATATCGACATTAGAATAAACGGAACGGCTTTTGATAAATCCGGAAATTTGTGGATAACGAATTGTAGGGTTGTCAATGGCTTAAAAATGCTAAGTCCCAACGGACAATGGAAAAGTTATGCGATGGACAAAATACTTTCGGCTCCATCCGAAAATGATTTTGGAACGATGGTTATTGATAAATACGGAACCAAGTGGATGGCGACCAGTAAAAACGGAGTAATAGGATTTAACGAAAATAGCAATACATTCAAAAAAATTACTTTTGGAGAAAATCAGGGGAATTTACCCATTCAGGATGTTCGAACGGTTGCGGTAGATAATAAGAACCAACTTTGGATAGGGACAACCAAAGGGTTGCGTGTTTTGTCTAATGTGAATGACTTTCAGACCGAGAGCCAGTTGACCTCGGAAAATATTGTTATAATGGAAGATGGCTTGGCGCAGGAATTACTTTTTGAGCAATTTATAACTGATATTGAAGTGGATGGTGCCAATAATAAATGGATAGGAACGGCAGATGCAGGAGTATTTATGGTCTCGCCAAATGGTCAGGAAACGAAGTATCATTTTACAACAGCCAATTCACCGCTGCCGAGTGACGTGGTAAACGATATTAGCATCAACAGCAGTACGGGTGAAGTTTTTATAGCGACATCCAAAGGGTTGATATCGTTTAAAGGAATTGCAACATCGGCGAGTGAAAACTTAAATAATGTCTATGTTTATCCCAATCCCGTTCGGCCAGAATACATTGGAACGGTAAAAATAAACGGACTGCTCGACAAAGCCAATGTAAAAATAACAGATGTGTCTGGGAATTTGGTTTACGAAGCCATATCCGACGGCGGAACAATAGAATGGGATACTACGGCTTTTGGTAAATACAAAGTGGCATCGGGAGTGTACATTATTTTTGTTTCGGCTCAAGATGGAACAGAAACCAAAGTCAAAAAAGTGATGATTATACGTTGA
- a CDS encoding GNAT family N-acetyltransferase, whose translation MEYQFRKAEITEIPQIWDILQSAIKRRKEDGSDQWQDGYPNPEVVKKDIEKEAGFVLTEGENIVGYCSILINDEPEYAKIEGNWLTNDDFVVFHRVAISEQYLGKGCAKIMMGFIEDFARKNNIYSVKADTNFDNFAMKNIFEKLGYEFCGHVYFRGGQRKAYEKVLQKSKI comes from the coding sequence ATGGAATACCAATTTAGAAAAGCTGAAATTACTGAAATCCCACAAATTTGGGACATTTTGCAATCGGCTATAAAAAGGAGAAAAGAAGACGGAAGTGACCAATGGCAGGACGGTTATCCAAACCCCGAAGTGGTGAAAAAAGACATTGAAAAAGAGGCAGGATTTGTTTTGACCGAGGGAGAAAACATAGTTGGTTATTGTTCAATTTTGATTAATGACGAACCAGAATATGCAAAAATTGAAGGCAATTGGTTAACCAATGATGATTTTGTGGTGTTTCATCGTGTGGCTATTTCTGAACAATATTTGGGAAAAGGCTGTGCGAAAATAATGATGGGATTCATTGAGGATTTTGCACGAAAAAATAATATCTACAGCGTAAAAGCAGACACGAATTTTGACAATTTTGCAATGAAGAATATTTTTGAAAAATTGGGTTATGAGTTCTGCGGTCATGTGTATTTCAGAGGAGGTCAAAGAAAAGCGTATGAGAAAGTGTTGCAAAAATCTAAAATCTAA